The Cheilinus undulatus linkage group 2, ASM1832078v1, whole genome shotgun sequence genome has a window encoding:
- the rflnb gene encoding refilin B — protein MVGRLNLPNVCEGDTLDMSCRSDRGLDSPDSGLPPSPSPSAWLLPVCAEKAGAVSPLSEDEGKGSLVPVLPSGPFQQLQPSSFGEGIALDPLPPKEIRYTSSVHYDSDRHFIQGVALQPTGQGLEHCRQTIMAMPNSTWRHYKTQLDFQPRHRLQQFKSTTIIYPKKTSAIYTTELSYDCHRISRRFLSSVELEAAGRREIPQ, from the exons ATGGTTGGCAGGTTAAACTTGCCAAATGTATGTGAAGGAGATACACTGGATATGAGCTGCAGGAGTGACCGAGGACTCGACAGCCCGGACTCGGGGCTACCTCCGAGCCCCAGTCCCAGCGCCTggctgctgcctgtgtgtgcGGAGAAAGCCGGGGCCGTGAGCCCGCTGTCCGAGGATGAGGGAAAGGGATCCCTG GTTCCAGTTTTACCCTCTGGACCTTTCCAACAGCTACAGCCATCATCCTTTGGGGAAGGCATAGCACTTGATCCATTACCACCAAAGGAAATCAG ATACACTTCATCTGTGCACTATGACTCGGACCGCCACTTCATCCAGGGTGTAGCCCTGCAGCCCACAGGTCAGGGCCTTGAGCACTGCAGGCAGACCATCATGGCCATGCCAAACAGCACCTGGCGCCACTACAAGACACAGCTGGATTTCCAGCCTCGCCATCGGCTCCAGCAATTCAAAAGCACCACCATCATCTACCCCAAGAAAACCAGTGCCATCTACACTACGGAGCTGAGCTATGACTGCCACAGAATATCCAGGCGCTTCCTCTCTAGCGTGGAGCTGGAGGCTGCAGGTCGCAGAGAGATACCTCAGTGA